In Oryza brachyantha chromosome 2, ObraRS2, whole genome shotgun sequence, a single window of DNA contains:
- the LOC102721992 gene encoding EIN3-binding F-box protein 1, producing MVAFYGDGGCLVSAPAELAGMFGRRGGVQPQQQQRKRSLVAATAVAAAAAAAECVRAAKKQRQLLSQQPQRPSLDALPDECLFEVLRRLPGGRERGASACVSRRWLGLLCSIRASELNQAAAAAAAPAPSLPDLNEEFVMEEEEKDESPVVDPCAERVLEGKEATDIRLAAMAVVAGSRRGLEKLAVRGSHPTRGVTDQGLLAVARGSPNLCSLALWDVPLVTDAGLAEIAAGCPSLERLDITRCPLITDKGLTAVAQGCPNLLSLTVESCPGVGNDGLRAIGRCCSKLQALNIKNCALVGDQGISSVVCAATASLTKIRLQGLNITDASLAVIGYYGKAVTDLTLVRLSAVAERGFWVMANAAGLQNLRCMSVISCPGVTNLALASIAKFCPSLRQLSLRKCGHMTDAGLKAFTDSARLLESLQLEECNGVTLVGILAFLVNCGHKFRSLSLVKCMGIKDISSMPAQLPLCKSLQFLTIKDCPGFTDASLAVVGMVCPYLEQVDLSGLREVTDRGLLPLINSSEGGLVKVDLSGCKNITDAAVSALVKGHGKSLKQVSLEGCGKITDASLLAISENCSELAELDLSKCMVSDNGVAMLASAKHLKLRVLSLSGCSKVTQKIVPFLGNMGQSLEGLNLQFCNMIGNHNIASLEKQLWWCDILA from the exons ATGGTGGCCTTCTACGGAG ATGGAGGATGCCTCgtctcggcgccggcggagctgGCCGGGATGtttggccggcgcggcggggtgcagccgcagcagcagcagaggaaGCGGTCGCTGGTGGCTgcgacggcggttgcggcggcggcggcggcggcggagtgcgTGAGGGCGGCCAAGAAGCAGAGGCAGCTGCTCTcgcagcagccgcagcggcCGTCGCTCGACGCGCTCCCCGACGAGTGCCTCTTCGAGgtgctgcgccgcctccccggcggccGCGAGCGGGGCGCCTCCGCGTGCGTCTCCCGCCGCTGGCTCGGCCTGCTCTGCAGCATCCGGGCGTCCGAGCTCAAccaggccgccgcggcggcggcggcgcccgcgccgtccCTGCCCGACCTCAACGAGGAGTTTgtcatggaggaggaggagaaggacgAGTCTCCCGTGGTGGATCCGTGCGCCGAGAGGGTCCTCGAGGGCAAGGAGGCCACAGACATCCGCCTTGCCGCCATGGCGGTCGTCGCCGGGTCTCGCCGCGGCCTGGAGAAGCTCGCCGTCCGCGGGAGCCACCCGACGCGCGGCGTCACCGACCAGGGCCTCCTGGCGGTTGCCCGCGGCAGCCCCAACCTCTGCTCGCTCGCCCTGTGGGATGTGCCGCTCGTGACCGACGCCGGGCTCGCCGAGATCGCCGCCGGGTGCCCCTCGCTGGAGCGCCTGGATATCACCCGCTGCCCGCTCATCACAGACAAGGGCCTCACCGCGGTTGCGCAGGGTTGCCCCAACCTGCTGTCTCTGACCGTCGAGTCGTGCCCCGGTGTCGGCAACGATGGCCTCAGGGCAATTGGCCGGTGCTGCTCCAAGCTTCAGGCCTTGAACATCAAGAATTGCGCTCTTGTTGGGGACCAGGGCATCTCCAGCGTCGTGTGCGCCGCTACCGCCTCGCTGACCAAGATCAGGCTCCAGGGGTTGAACATCACCGATGCTTCGCTTGCCGTGATTGGGTACTACGGGAAGGCTGTCACAGATCTCACCCTTGTCCGCCTCTCGGCCGTCGCGGAGAGAGGGTTTTGGGTGATGGCTAATGCTGCCGGGCTGCAGAACCTGAGGTGCATGAGTGTCATCTCTTGTCCTGGGGTCACCAATCTCGCGCTTGCTTCAATCGCCAAGTTCTGCCCGAGCTTGAGACAGCTTTCGCTCAGGAAGTGCGGACACATGACTGATGCTGGCCTTAAGGCTTTCACAGATTCAGCAAGGTTGTTGGAGAGCTTGCAGCTTGAGGAGTGCAATGGGGTTACTCTTGTTGGTATTCTTGCTTTTCTTGTCAACTGCGGCCATAAGTTCAGGTCTCTCTCCTTGGTGAAGTGCATGGGAATCAAGGACATCAGCTCTATGCCTGCGCAGCTTCCTCTGTGCAAATCACTCCAGTTCCTGACCATCAAGGATTGCCCAGGTTTCACTGATGCAAGCTTGGCTGTGGTGGGGATGGTTTGCCCTTACTTGGAACAGGTTGATTTGAGTGGTCTCCGGGAGGTCACTGACCGTGGGCTTCTTCCATTGATCAACTCTTCTGAGGGTGGTCTAGTCAAGGTTGACCTGAGTGGTTGCAAGAACATCACAGATGCAGCTGTTTCTGCCCTGGTGAAGGGACATGGAAAATCTCTTAAGCAAGTTAGTCTTGAGGGCTGCGGCAAGATAACTGATGCAAGCCTCTTGGCCATTTCTGAGAATTGCAGTGAACTTGCTGAGCTTGATCTTTCAAAGTGCATGGTCAGCGACAATGGTGTTGCGATGCTAGCATCAGCAAAGCACCTCAAGCTTCGTGTACTGTCACTGTCTGGTTGTTCAAAGGTTACTCAGAAGATTGTGCCATTCTTGGGTAACATGGGACAGTCTTTGGAGGGTCTCAATCTTCAGTTCTGCAACATGATCGGCAACCACAACATTGCATCTTTGGAGAAGCAGCTCTGGTGGTGCGACATTCTTGCATAG